In Asticcacaulis sp. SL142, the sequence GGCCTGAAACGCCAGATGGTGGCGGCCGGTCAGCTGGCCGTGGGCGGCGGGGCTGTCGGCGCTGCAGACAAACAGTTCATCGACCCAGAAATAGTCAGCGCCGGTGCCGCCCATCGGGATATCGAGGGCGGCCAATACCGCTTCATAAAAGCGCTGACTGGCGGGCAGGTCTTTGACGACCAGTTGGATGTGGTCAATCAGGCGACCGCGATGCAGGCTTTGGGTTTCCATAATGTCTCTCCGTGATGAGCGGAAATGTACATGTCGATGCTGTCGGTTTTTGTCAGCAGGGTTGCCAGGATGCCAGCCTGGCATAGTCATGGGTTCGATGCCCTAGCTTTGATAGTCTTGCAGCAGGGCCTTGAGGCGTGCGCCTTCGGGTTTGAGGACGCGGACATAGCGGATGGCCTGCCACAGGGCCGACACGCCCAAGGCCCCACCAAACAACAGCGCGGCCTGCTGTACATGGGCCAACTCCATCTTGCCCGTGAGCATTAGTTGCCACAGGGCAAATCCGGTAATGACCGGGAAAATGGCCATAATCACCAGCAAAATAAGGGCCTGGGTGCGTGCGGCGCGGTTTTCATCGGCCATGACGCGCAAAGTGTCGGGCAGGGTGCCTTCGGTGTGGGGGAAGGCTCTAAGGTGGCGGTTAAAGCGCTGACGCACCAGCAGGAGTGCTACCCAAGGTGCCGCCAGCATCAGAAGCGGTGCCCATTCGCGCGCCGGATCGAGGCTGTCGTTTTTGATCAGGTCATAACCCGCCACCAAGGTTATGGTCCCCAGAATGGCGCTCATTAACAGGAAGAACAGGTTTTGGCGGTCGCGGCGTTGTTTCAGGGTCGTCATCATATCCTCCAGCAGATAGGCCGTAGCCGTGGCATTAAGGTCGTTGTTGTGGGTGCGCCACAGGCGCGCAAACGCTTCAGTGTTCATCGGATACCTCATGGATCAGGGCCGAAAGACGGGCGCGGGCGCGGGTCAGGCGCGCGCCGATATTGGTCTCAGTCAGGCCATGCAAAGCGGCCATGTCGGCATAGGACGTCTCTTCCAGCCACAGCAGCATCAGCGACCGGTCGATAGGCGATAACTGACGCAGGGCCGCATAAAGCGCCTCAAGCCGCGCACTCTCCCCGTCGGTGCCGCCGTCGTTTAAAGCCGCCATGTCCGTCTGAGCGGCGTGTGCGCGAAACAGATTAAGCGACTGGCGCTTTTTCCACGTCAGGGCGCGGTTGTGAGCGACGCGGTAGATGAAGGTCGAGGGCTTTGCGTCGCCGCGAAAGGCGGGCATGGCTTTCCAGGCGCTGATCATCAGTTCCTGCATCAGATCATGCTGATCGGCGGGCTCGGCAAAGGCGCGGGCAATGCGCATCAGCGCGCCCATGTGCGGCCTTATCCAGTCATCGAAATGCGCGTTGCCCGTCACGCCATGCCCTTTGTCAATCGTGGTGTGTTTGTAAGGTTAGACACTTATGACCGGGGAAACCTTACAGGCGGGGGCCAAAAAACTCAAAAGGGCGGCCGGAACTTAATCCGGTCGCCCTTT encodes:
- a CDS encoding RNA polymerase sigma factor, whose product is MTGNAHFDDWIRPHMGALMRIARAFAEPADQHDLMQELMISAWKAMPAFRGDAKPSTFIYRVAHNRALTWKKRQSLNLFRAHAAQTDMAALNDGGTDGESARLEALYAALRQLSPIDRSLMLLWLEETSYADMAALHGLTETNIGARLTRARARLSALIHEVSDEH
- a CDS encoding VOC family protein — translated: METQSLHRGRLIDHIQLVVKDLPASQRFYEAVLAALDIPMGGTGADYFWVDELFVCSADSPAAHGQLTGRHHLAFQAKDEAMVKAFYAAALNSGGTDNGGPGERPYHPGYYAGFVIDPDGNNIEAVYHGPARRSAASVVVEFDE